From Daucus carota subsp. sativus chromosome 6, DH1 v3.0, whole genome shotgun sequence, the proteins below share one genomic window:
- the LOC108226215 gene encoding homeobox-leucine zipper protein HDG2 isoform X1: MLFPGPDILMMEGTEVLMPLEAEMAQSNSSEEGDDMHGTMRTRGETDQVENQEYDGEEDQDGSGSQAGKGKRKRYHRHTQEQIQLMEAFFKECPHPGDKQRKELCKRLGLVPLQVKFWFQNKRTQMKAQNERHENTNLRAENESLQAENVRFREALGSTSCPNCGGAAAIGEISYDEHHVRLENAHLREEVKIDTLILIVFFFFSYWVFLFYLLSPQIDRLSSIAAKYLDHVAPPPRQLGFGNNSSYGQGSAEMYNVAGEILRSISGPPTEEIKPMMIELAVTAMEEFMRMAQLGEPLWVPGINGATSATLCEEEYMRAFPQGVGPRIAGFRNEASRETAVVIMNHISLVQILMDVNQWSTMFSGIVSRAMTLEVLSTGVAGNYNGALQVMTAEFQIPSPLVPSRESHFLRYCKQHSEGTWAVVDVSIDSLRPSPAMRCRRRPSGCLIHEMPNGYSQVTWIEHVEVDDSGVHNLYKPLLNSGLGFGAKRWVGALDRQCERLASAMATNVPTSIVNSVEGRKSMLKLAERMVISFSAGVSGSTAHKWTTLSGNMAENVRIMTRKSVDDPGRPPGIVLSAATSFWLPVPPKAVFDFLRDENSRNQWDILSSGGAIQEMAHFANGRETGNCVSLLRVHNANSSQSTMLILQESYSDPTASFIVYAPVDIMSMNVVINGGDPDYVALLPSGFAILPDGSPMQSHEPGSKPTSAGSLLTIAFQILVDSIPTAKISLGSISTVNNLINCTAERIKDVILRVSQPRDF, from the exons ATGTTGTTCCCAGGGCCTGATATTCTGATGATGGAGGGTACTGAGGTACTTATGCCACTAGAAGCAGAAATGGCACAAAGCAACTCATCAGAAGAAGGAGATGATATGCATGGAACAATGAGGACAAGAGGAGAGACTGATCAAGTCGAAAACCAAGAATATGATGGCGAGGAAGACCAAGATGGTAGTGGTAGTCAAGCTGGAAAGGGCAAGAGAAAGCGCTACCACCGCCACACTCAAGAACAGATCCAGTTAATGGAAGC CTTTTTTAAGGAATGCCCGCATCCTGGTGATAAGCAAAGAAAGGAACTTTGTAAGAGATTAGGGCTAGTACCTCTTCAAGTCAAGTTTTGGTTTCAAAACAAGCGCACTCAAATGAAG GCCCAGAATGAGCGGCATGAGAATACAAATCTCCGGGCTGAAAATGAGAGCCTACAAGCTGAAAATGTTAGGTTTAGAGAAGCACTTGGAAGTACTTCATGTCCTAATTGTGGGGGTGCAGCAGCAATAGGTGAAATATCCTATGATGAACATCATGTGAGGTTGGAGAATGCTCATCTCAGAGAAGAGGTAAAAATTGATACTCTTatattaatagtttttttttttttttcatactgggtatttttattttatttgctttCTCCCCAGATTGATCGTCTATCATCAATAGCTGCAAAGTATCTGGATCATGTGGCTCCACCACCACGTCAGCTTGGTTTCGGGAACAATTCTAGCTATGGGCAAGGATCAGCGGAGATGTATAATGTAGCTGGAGAAATACTGAGGTCAATCAGTGGACCGCCTACTGAGGAAATTAAGCCCATGATGATCGAGCTGGCGGTGACAGCAATGGAAGAGTTTATGAGGATGGCACAATTAGGGGAACCGTTGTGGGTGCCCGGTATCAACGGTGCCACCAGTGCTACACTATGTGAAGAGGAATACATGAGAGCCTTTCCTCAGGGTGTTGGCCCTAGGATAGCTGGATTCAGAAATGAAGCATCACGTGAAACTGCTGTGGTTATAATGAATCACATTAGCCTCGTTCAGATTTTGATGGATGTG AATCAATGGTCAACCATGTTTTCCGGCATTGTTTCTAGAGCGATGACGTTGGAAGTTCTATCAACTGGAGTTGCAGGAAATTATAATGGAGCTCTGCAAGTG ATGACTGCAGAATTTCAAATCCCTTCACCATTAGTTCCTTCTCGTGAGAGCCATTTTTTGAGGTATTGCAAACAACACTCAGAGGGGACTTGGGCAGTGGTTGATGTTTCAATAGACAGTTTACGCCCTAGTCCAGCAATGAGATGCCGCAGAAGGCCATCAGGATGTTTAATTCATGAAATGCCAAATGGATACTCACAG GTTACTTGGATCGAACATGTAGAAGTGGATGATAGTGGTGTTCACAATCTATACAAGCCTCTCCTGAATTCTGGTCTAGGATTTGGGGCAAAGAGATGGGTTGGCGCTCTGGATCGCCAATGTGAACGCCTTGCAAGTGCCATGGCCACGAATGTACCAACTAGCATTGTCAACAGCGTTG AGGGAAGAAAGAGTATGTTGAAGCTAGCAGAGAGAATGGTGATTAGCTTTAGTGCAGGAGTGAGTGGATCTACTGCACACAAATGGACAACTCTTTCTGGAAATATGGCTGAAAATGTGAGGATCATGACCAGAAAAAGCGTAGATGATCCAGGTAGACCACCTGGTATCGTGCTCAGTGCTGCCACTTCATTTTGGCTACCTGTTCCTCCCAAGGCTGTTTTTGACTTCCTTCGTGATGAAAATTCCCGAAATCAG TGGGACATTCTTTCCAGTGGGGGTGCTATTCAAGAAATGGCGCACTTTGCAAATGGCCGTGAAACTGGCAATTGTGTTTCACTACTTCGAGTCCAT AATGCAAATTCAAGCCAGAGTACAATGCTAATACTCCAAGAAAGTTACAGTGACCCAACCGCTTCCTTTATAGTCTATGCACCTGTGGATATTATGTCTATGAATGTCGTGATAAACGGGGGAGACCCTGACTACGTGGCCCTTCTTCCCTCTGGATTTGCTATTCTTCCCGATGGATCTCCGATGCAATCTCATGAACCAGGGTCCAAACCTACCTCTGCTGGATCACTTTTAACTATTGCATTCCAGATTTTAGTAGACTCTATTCCTACCGCCAAGATTTCTCTTGGATCGATCTCTACTGTTAACAATCTCATCAACTGCACTGCCGAAAGGATTAAAGATGTTATATTGCGAGTGTCTCAGCCCCGCGATTTCTA A
- the LOC108226215 gene encoding homeobox-leucine zipper protein HDG2 isoform X2, with protein sequence MLFPGPDILMMEGTEVLMPLEAEMAQSNSSEEGDDMHGTMRTRGETDQVENQEYDGEEDQDGSGSQAGKGKRKRYHRHTQEQIQLMEAFFKECPHPGDKQRKELCKRLGLVPLQVKFWFQNKRTQMKAQNERHENTNLRAENESLQAENVRFREALGSTSCPNCGGAAAIGEISYDEHHVRLENAHLREEIDRLSSIAAKYLDHVAPPPRQLGFGNNSSYGQGSAEMYNVAGEILRSISGPPTEEIKPMMIELAVTAMEEFMRMAQLGEPLWVPGINGATSATLCEEEYMRAFPQGVGPRIAGFRNEASRETAVVIMNHISLVQILMDVNQWSTMFSGIVSRAMTLEVLSTGVAGNYNGALQVMTAEFQIPSPLVPSRESHFLRYCKQHSEGTWAVVDVSIDSLRPSPAMRCRRRPSGCLIHEMPNGYSQVTWIEHVEVDDSGVHNLYKPLLNSGLGFGAKRWVGALDRQCERLASAMATNVPTSIVNSVEGRKSMLKLAERMVISFSAGVSGSTAHKWTTLSGNMAENVRIMTRKSVDDPGRPPGIVLSAATSFWLPVPPKAVFDFLRDENSRNQWDILSSGGAIQEMAHFANGRETGNCVSLLRVHNANSSQSTMLILQESYSDPTASFIVYAPVDIMSMNVVINGGDPDYVALLPSGFAILPDGSPMQSHEPGSKPTSAGSLLTIAFQILVDSIPTAKISLGSISTVNNLINCTAERIKDVILRVSQPRDF encoded by the exons ATGTTGTTCCCAGGGCCTGATATTCTGATGATGGAGGGTACTGAGGTACTTATGCCACTAGAAGCAGAAATGGCACAAAGCAACTCATCAGAAGAAGGAGATGATATGCATGGAACAATGAGGACAAGAGGAGAGACTGATCAAGTCGAAAACCAAGAATATGATGGCGAGGAAGACCAAGATGGTAGTGGTAGTCAAGCTGGAAAGGGCAAGAGAAAGCGCTACCACCGCCACACTCAAGAACAGATCCAGTTAATGGAAGC CTTTTTTAAGGAATGCCCGCATCCTGGTGATAAGCAAAGAAAGGAACTTTGTAAGAGATTAGGGCTAGTACCTCTTCAAGTCAAGTTTTGGTTTCAAAACAAGCGCACTCAAATGAAG GCCCAGAATGAGCGGCATGAGAATACAAATCTCCGGGCTGAAAATGAGAGCCTACAAGCTGAAAATGTTAGGTTTAGAGAAGCACTTGGAAGTACTTCATGTCCTAATTGTGGGGGTGCAGCAGCAATAGGTGAAATATCCTATGATGAACATCATGTGAGGTTGGAGAATGCTCATCTCAGAGAAGAG ATTGATCGTCTATCATCAATAGCTGCAAAGTATCTGGATCATGTGGCTCCACCACCACGTCAGCTTGGTTTCGGGAACAATTCTAGCTATGGGCAAGGATCAGCGGAGATGTATAATGTAGCTGGAGAAATACTGAGGTCAATCAGTGGACCGCCTACTGAGGAAATTAAGCCCATGATGATCGAGCTGGCGGTGACAGCAATGGAAGAGTTTATGAGGATGGCACAATTAGGGGAACCGTTGTGGGTGCCCGGTATCAACGGTGCCACCAGTGCTACACTATGTGAAGAGGAATACATGAGAGCCTTTCCTCAGGGTGTTGGCCCTAGGATAGCTGGATTCAGAAATGAAGCATCACGTGAAACTGCTGTGGTTATAATGAATCACATTAGCCTCGTTCAGATTTTGATGGATGTG AATCAATGGTCAACCATGTTTTCCGGCATTGTTTCTAGAGCGATGACGTTGGAAGTTCTATCAACTGGAGTTGCAGGAAATTATAATGGAGCTCTGCAAGTG ATGACTGCAGAATTTCAAATCCCTTCACCATTAGTTCCTTCTCGTGAGAGCCATTTTTTGAGGTATTGCAAACAACACTCAGAGGGGACTTGGGCAGTGGTTGATGTTTCAATAGACAGTTTACGCCCTAGTCCAGCAATGAGATGCCGCAGAAGGCCATCAGGATGTTTAATTCATGAAATGCCAAATGGATACTCACAG GTTACTTGGATCGAACATGTAGAAGTGGATGATAGTGGTGTTCACAATCTATACAAGCCTCTCCTGAATTCTGGTCTAGGATTTGGGGCAAAGAGATGGGTTGGCGCTCTGGATCGCCAATGTGAACGCCTTGCAAGTGCCATGGCCACGAATGTACCAACTAGCATTGTCAACAGCGTTG AGGGAAGAAAGAGTATGTTGAAGCTAGCAGAGAGAATGGTGATTAGCTTTAGTGCAGGAGTGAGTGGATCTACTGCACACAAATGGACAACTCTTTCTGGAAATATGGCTGAAAATGTGAGGATCATGACCAGAAAAAGCGTAGATGATCCAGGTAGACCACCTGGTATCGTGCTCAGTGCTGCCACTTCATTTTGGCTACCTGTTCCTCCCAAGGCTGTTTTTGACTTCCTTCGTGATGAAAATTCCCGAAATCAG TGGGACATTCTTTCCAGTGGGGGTGCTATTCAAGAAATGGCGCACTTTGCAAATGGCCGTGAAACTGGCAATTGTGTTTCACTACTTCGAGTCCAT AATGCAAATTCAAGCCAGAGTACAATGCTAATACTCCAAGAAAGTTACAGTGACCCAACCGCTTCCTTTATAGTCTATGCACCTGTGGATATTATGTCTATGAATGTCGTGATAAACGGGGGAGACCCTGACTACGTGGCCCTTCTTCCCTCTGGATTTGCTATTCTTCCCGATGGATCTCCGATGCAATCTCATGAACCAGGGTCCAAACCTACCTCTGCTGGATCACTTTTAACTATTGCATTCCAGATTTTAGTAGACTCTATTCCTACCGCCAAGATTTCTCTTGGATCGATCTCTACTGTTAACAATCTCATCAACTGCACTGCCGAAAGGATTAAAGATGTTATATTGCGAGTGTCTCAGCCCCGCGATTTCTAG